From Syntrophorhabdaceae bacterium, one genomic window encodes:
- a CDS encoding acyl-CoA dehydratase activase, which translates to MRTEMNQYFAGVDIGSTMTKVVIVNEGLRASVVGPTGPEHRKLADKVMEEALEHAHLAFDDLTYIIATGYGRINVPFADKQITEITCHAKGLHSLLPTARTIIDIGGQDSKGIRIKNGKVIDFVMNDKCAAGTGRFLEIIADALNVPLDALGALSVSAEKVTPIANTCTVFAEQEVVSQLANGEPLASLTAGIHDAVAARICAMVNKLKIEQDVAVTGGGAKNIGLVKALEKRFGFALLVPHEPLLTGALGAALMAKELFQNAWAKGEKLKRSGEGLKEASLFL; encoded by the coding sequence GTGCGCACAGAAATGAATCAGTATTTTGCCGGTGTGGATATTGGCTCCACCATGACCAAGGTGGTCATAGTCAATGAGGGGCTCAGGGCTTCAGTTGTGGGCCCCACCGGGCCGGAGCACCGGAAATTAGCAGATAAAGTCATGGAAGAGGCGCTTGAACACGCGCATCTTGCCTTTGACGACCTCACCTATATCATTGCCACCGGATACGGCAGGATCAACGTTCCTTTCGCAGACAAACAAATCACAGAGATCACCTGTCACGCAAAGGGGTTGCACAGCCTTCTTCCTACAGCCCGGACGATCATTGATATCGGGGGACAGGACAGCAAGGGCATACGGATAAAGAACGGAAAGGTGATCGATTTTGTGATGAACGACAAATGCGCCGCCGGAACCGGCCGTTTTCTCGAGATTATCGCCGATGCCCTTAATGTGCCGCTCGATGCCCTGGGCGCGCTCTCTGTCTCAGCGGAAAAAGTGACCCCCATCGCCAATACGTGCACGGTTTTTGCCGAACAGGAGGTCGTCTCCCAGCTCGCAAACGGAGAGCCTCTTGCCAGCCTTACCGCCGGTATCCACGACGCGGTTGCGGCAAGGATATGCGCTATGGTGAATAAACTGAAGATCGAACAGGACGTGGCAGTAACCGGCGGAGGCGCCAAAAATATTGGACTCGTAAAAGCGCTCGAGAAAAGATTCGGATTTGCTCTGCTTGTCCCTCACGAACCACTGCTCACCGGCGCCCTGGGAGCGGCGCTTATGGCAAAAGAGCTTTTTCAGAACGCTTGGGCAAAAGGGGAGAAACTTAAAAGGAGCGGGGAAGGGCTCAAGGAGGCAAGCTTATTCTTGTGA
- a CDS encoding PAS domain S-box protein: MKTPSGAKKGPNSSHSVIHPAERERTQEEIRKLNEELTERVRQYASELAETREALKRSESILQSVFSASTVGIHIVTADRLIRWMNHRMTLITGYTLEDIKDRNPRIFYADDEEFNRVRGLVFEKVLRGNSMEADTRWVRRDGKIRDIHLSVAPIDPADASLGQVSIVTDVTEQREAEKNLLESEERYRTVIEHSSNGVAVVKDYRIIYVNRRFVSLFGYDREEEVLGKSPFMTVYPDDRKLVVDRNSDTLAGRQTPPEYTFRGIKRDGSIVDVEVSGVLASLHGARVTINFFKDITERKKAEEALKASEERFRTLVEESSEVIQLIDANGRRTYVSPSVTRILGYSQEEFLAQTRDQAFHPDDRTDVDAAHMRTYSHPGEMITSIYRRKHKDGSWRWTENRVRTMFTDHNLDVHIVNFHDITERKNAEEALKASEERFRTLIEESSEVVQLVDTEQKRSYVSPTVTRILGYTPEEFLAQTLEERVHPDDVHLVQASQSWVRERSGETIASIFRRKHKDGSWRWTENRARTMFTDHDLDVYVVNFHDITERKNAEEALKASEERFRTLVEKSSDVIQLVSSDRQRFYVSPTITNILGYTPEEFLAQPSEYGTHPDDRAAVEAAHVRAVNNPGEAIILIARRRHKDGSWRWCETTLRNLIDDPNVHAQVINFHDITERKNAEEALKASEERFRTLIEKSEEVISLTDANHKRLYISPTVEAVLGYSSEEYAAMKWVDVCHPDEWPMLDRNRDWMLKHPGEMIKFINRLRHKDGSWRWVEATSRNLLANPGVRAMVTNFHDITERKIAEDALKQKTEELDRFFNITLDLLCIADIEGNFRRLNRAWEAVLGYQNKDLEGRKIIDFVHPHDVSATLEALSDLTAQRTVLNFVNRCRRKDGGWRWIEWRSAPAGNLIYAAARDITERKQTEEALKQAKEAAEAATLAKSNFLANVSHEIRTPMNAIIGLSRLALQNNRSTKQHDYLTKIQTSAQTLLAIINDILDLSKMEAGRLVIASTVFPLDRFIRNVAAVTSLKAKEKGLAFSFRALPDVPPVLKGDPLRLGQVLVNLIGNAVKFTHTGEIAVEIKKIGEKQARGVLLEFSVRDTGIGISPEQKAKLFTPFVQADESTSRRYGGTGLGLAISKELVEQMGGTIHVVSAMGKGSTFSFAVWLGREEKWTKQALALPDSLRGLKVLVVDDHEEDVTVLSAMLTGMSCSITSVTSAAAALKELQKKSNGFDLVLMDLNVQDVDGMDAMSRMRTRTDLRKIPKVFFITTEGGEEAARLTEQLGLDGLLTRPIEESVLVDTITAAFNRDVNDRGRLAVGNNTGREKIKQIKGARVLLVEDNEINRQVAKEMLEGFGLVVETAVDGFQAIQRVADTKAPALHAILMDIQMPHVDGFEVTRNIREVLSSRAVPIIAMTAHVMDSDRQKCFDAGMNDYVPKPIEPNELADILIHWVKPRKGLAAQLAPKANRSRAAAVSAPIMGLPENLPGINMETALRRVSQDRELLLKLLDTFAKNYSGTAQEIRKTLADGDIELAQRLVHSLKGVSGNLSADRVCAAARDLESAIKAGADARIPDSLEELERELSTVIEGLKDLSMGQVRQEAEESVRVRSENIAPVLREMDGLLSRNSLSARKGLAMLRQQLKGALFRPIMDKLEEDLNRMDFRDAAERLAAIAQMLHIRLS; encoded by the coding sequence ATGAAGACACCAAGCGGGGCCAAAAAGGGACCAAATAGCTCGCATTCAGTGATACATCCTGCAGAACGCGAGCGGACACAAGAGGAAATCCGAAAACTCAATGAAGAGCTCACGGAACGGGTGAGACAGTATGCCTCCGAATTGGCCGAAACTCGCGAGGCGTTAAAAAGAAGTGAATCCATTCTGCAGTCCGTATTCTCCGCTTCTACTGTAGGTATCCATATCGTCACCGCCGACAGATTGATCCGCTGGATGAACCACAGAATGACGCTCATCACCGGATACACGCTGGAAGATATAAAGGACAGGAATCCGAGGATTTTTTACGCTGACGATGAAGAGTTCAACCGCGTGAGAGGGCTCGTCTTTGAAAAAGTCTTGCGAGGCAATAGCATGGAAGCGGACACCAGATGGGTCCGTAGAGACGGGAAGATTCGTGACATCCACTTGAGCGTGGCCCCCATAGACCCGGCCGATGCTTCGCTCGGTCAGGTCTCGATAGTGACCGACGTTACCGAACAGAGGGAAGCGGAAAAAAACCTTCTTGAATCCGAAGAACGATACAGAACGGTCATCGAGCATTCCAGTAATGGAGTCGCAGTCGTTAAAGATTACAGGATTATCTATGTTAACAGAAGATTCGTGAGCCTCTTCGGTTATGATAGGGAAGAGGAGGTTTTGGGCAAATCTCCTTTTATGACCGTTTATCCCGATGACCGGAAGTTGGTAGTCGATAGAAACAGCGATACCCTGGCCGGCAGGCAAACACCTCCGGAGTACACCTTCAGGGGTATAAAGAGGGACGGCTCAATCGTAGATGTCGAAGTCTCGGGGGTCCTGGCGTCGCTTCACGGAGCCAGGGTGACCATCAATTTCTTTAAAGACATTACGGAGCGAAAAAAGGCTGAAGAGGCGCTTAAGGCAAGCGAGGAGAGGTTTCGGACCCTGGTCGAGGAATCATCGGAGGTGATACAGCTCATCGATGCCAACGGAAGAAGGACCTACGTATCGCCCAGTGTCACTCGGATCCTTGGATACTCACAGGAAGAGTTCCTCGCCCAGACGCGCGACCAGGCTTTCCATCCTGACGACAGGACCGATGTAGATGCTGCTCACATGCGAACATATAGTCATCCCGGCGAGATGATTACCTCGATATACAGGAGAAAACACAAAGACGGGAGCTGGCGCTGGACGGAGAACCGGGTCCGCACTATGTTCACTGACCACAACCTCGATGTCCATATCGTGAATTTTCACGATATTACGGAACGCAAGAACGCTGAAGAGGCGCTTAAGGCAAGCGAGGAGAGGTTTCGGACTTTGATCGAAGAATCATCGGAGGTGGTACAGCTTGTCGACACCGAGCAAAAAAGAAGCTATGTATCGCCGACCGTCACGAGGATCCTCGGATACACACCGGAAGAGTTTCTTGCGCAGACGCTGGAGGAACGTGTCCACCCTGACGACGTGCACCTCGTACAAGCTTCCCAGTCTTGGGTCAGGGAACGCTCCGGGGAGACGATTGCGTCCATATTTCGGAGAAAACACAAAGACGGGAGCTGGCGATGGACGGAGAACAGGGCACGCACTATGTTCACCGACCACGATCTGGATGTCTATGTCGTGAATTTTCACGACATTACGGAACGCAAGAACGCTGAAGAGGCGCTTAAGGCAAGCGAGGAGAGGTTTCGGACCCTGGTCGAAAAATCGTCGGATGTGATACAGCTTGTGAGTAGCGACCGACAAAGGTTCTACGTATCGCCGACTATCACAAATATCCTCGGATACACGCCGGAAGAGTTCCTCGCCCAGCCATCCGAGTACGGTACCCACCCTGACGACAGGGCCGCTGTAGAAGCCGCACACGTAAGGGCAGTCAACAATCCCGGAGAAGCGATTATATTGATAGCGAGAAGAAGGCACAAAGACGGGAGCTGGCGCTGGTGCGAGACCACGTTACGCAATCTCATTGACGACCCCAACGTGCACGCCCAGGTTATCAATTTTCACGATATTACGGAACGAAAGAATGCGGAAGAGGCGCTTAAGGCAAGCGAGGAGAGGTTTCGGACTTTGATCGAGAAGTCGGAAGAGGTTATCTCTCTCACCGACGCAAACCACAAACGCCTGTACATATCTCCCACGGTTGAAGCCGTGCTCGGATATTCTTCGGAAGAGTATGCCGCCATGAAATGGGTGGACGTGTGTCATCCCGATGAATGGCCGATGCTCGACAGGAACAGGGATTGGATGCTCAAACACCCGGGAGAAATGATAAAATTCATTAACCGGTTGCGCCACAAAGACGGGAGCTGGCGATGGGTTGAGGCAACATCCCGCAATCTTCTCGCTAACCCAGGTGTGCGAGCCATGGTGACCAACTTCCACGATATTACGGAACGAAAAATCGCTGAAGATGCGCTTAAGCAAAAGACGGAGGAACTGGACCGTTTCTTCAACATCACCCTGGACCTGTTGTGTATCGCCGATATTGAAGGCAACTTCCGGCGGTTGAACCGTGCCTGGGAAGCCGTATTAGGATACCAGAACAAGGACCTGGAGGGACGCAAAATCATCGATTTCGTGCACCCCCACGACGTGTCTGCCACGCTTGAAGCGCTCAGCGATCTCACCGCCCAGCGGACCGTGCTAAATTTCGTGAACCGCTGCAGACGCAAAGACGGGGGCTGGCGCTGGATAGAATGGCGTTCGGCCCCTGCCGGCAATCTCATCTATGCAGCGGCCCGTGATATCACGGAACGGAAACAAACCGAAGAGGCCTTAAAACAGGCCAAGGAGGCGGCCGAGGCGGCCACACTGGCAAAAAGCAACTTCCTGGCCAACGTGAGTCATGAGATTCGCACGCCCATGAACGCTATCATAGGACTAAGCCGCCTGGCCCTGCAAAACAACCGTTCAACCAAACAGCACGATTACTTGACCAAAATTCAAACATCGGCTCAAACCCTCCTCGCCATCATCAATGATATTCTCGACCTTTCGAAGATGGAAGCGGGCAGACTCGTGATCGCATCAACAGTCTTCCCTCTGGACAGGTTTATACGTAACGTTGCCGCCGTTACCTCACTGAAAGCAAAGGAAAAGGGACTTGCATTCTCCTTTCGCGCCCTCCCCGATGTACCCCCGGTGCTCAAAGGCGATCCGCTCCGGTTGGGCCAGGTGCTGGTCAATCTCATCGGCAATGCCGTGAAATTTACCCACACGGGCGAAATTGCCGTGGAGATTAAAAAAATAGGGGAGAAACAGGCAAGAGGAGTTCTCCTTGAGTTTTCAGTCCGCGACACGGGCATCGGCATAAGCCCGGAGCAAAAGGCAAAACTCTTTACACCATTCGTCCAGGCGGACGAGTCAACAAGCCGCAGATACGGCGGCACGGGCTTGGGTCTCGCCATCAGTAAAGAGCTGGTGGAACAGATGGGCGGCACAATCCACGTTGTGAGCGCCATGGGCAAGGGCAGCACTTTTAGCTTCGCTGTGTGGCTCGGTAGAGAAGAGAAATGGACCAAACAGGCACTCGCGCTACCCGATAGCCTTCGAGGCTTGAAAGTGCTTGTTGTTGATGATCATGAGGAAGATGTGACGGTACTTTCAGCCATGCTCACCGGGATGTCCTGCAGCATTACTTCAGTAACGTCGGCCGCGGCAGCGCTCAAAGAACTTCAAAAGAAAAGCAACGGTTTCGACCTTGTGCTCATGGACTTGAATGTACAGGATGTGGACGGCATGGACGCAATGAGCCGCATGAGAACGCGGACGGATCTCCGTAAAATCCCCAAGGTTTTTTTCATCACGACAGAAGGCGGGGAAGAGGCAGCGAGATTGACCGAGCAATTAGGGTTAGACGGCCTCCTGACAAGACCCATTGAGGAATCCGTCCTGGTTGACACGATTACGGCTGCTTTCAACCGGGATGTCAATGATAGAGGTAGGCTGGCGGTGGGCAACAATACCGGACGGGAAAAAATCAAACAGATTAAGGGGGCACGGGTGCTCCTCGTGGAGGACAACGAGATTAATCGACAGGTGGCAAAAGAAATGCTGGAAGGATTCGGCCTGGTGGTGGAGACCGCCGTTGACGGGTTTCAAGCCATACAGCGAGTCGCCGATACCAAGGCGCCAGCCCTTCATGCCATCCTGATGGACATCCAGATGCCCCACGTGGATGGCTTCGAGGTAACGAGAAATATCCGTGAAGTTCTGTCCAGCCGGGCTGTTCCCATTATTGCTATGACTGCCCATGTGATGGATTCCGATCGACAGAAATGCTTTGACGCGGGTATGAACGACTACGTGCCAAAGCCCATAGAACCCAACGAGCTTGCCGACATTTTGATCCACTGGGTGAAACCGAGGAAGGGGCTCGCGGCACAGCTTGCTCCAAAAGCAAACCGCAGCAGAGCAGCCGCAGTCTCCGCGCCGATCATGGGCCTTCCCGAGAACCTGCCGGGCATCAACATGGAGACCGCCTTAAGGAGGGTATCGCAGGACAGGGAATTATTGCTCAAGCTCCTTGACACGTTCGCAAAGAATTATTCGGGAACAGCGCAAGAGATCCGCAAAACCCTGGCAGATGGAGACATAGAGCTTGCACAACGTCTTGTCCATAGCTTGAAGGGCGTCTCAGGAAATCTTTCCGCTGACCGCGTATGTGCGGCTGCCCGTGATCTTGAGAGCGCCATTAAAGCTGGCGCCGATGCGCGCATCCCCGACTCCCTTGAAGAACTGGAGCGAGAGCTGAGCACGGTAATAGAAGGCTTGAAAGATCTTTCTATGGGTCAGGTCCGACAAGAGGCAGAGGAGAGTGTCCGTGTGAGGTCTGAAAATATTGCGCCCGTCTTGAGAGAGATGGACGGTCTTCTTTCTAGAAACAGCCTTAGCGCCCGAAAAGGACTGGCGATGCTCAGGCAGCAGTTGAAAGGGGCATTGTTTAGACCAATAATGGACAAGCTCGAAGAGGATCTGAATCGGATGGATTTTAGGGATGCCGCTGAGCGCCTTGCCGCAATAGCTCAGATGCTCCATATACGGCTCTCGTAG
- a CDS encoding 2-hydroxyacyl-CoA dehydratase family protein, translating to MAEDKKPRTLATESAGKIAKFVRGNMASTLKAREEGKKVAYTYINDGQDEIIRAMDIVPAYGESFAGVCAAKRDAEKYLQKAEAENFSRSLCTYATCTIGFDVWREELGGQIPPETPWGGMARPDMIIGSAQQLCDPRFKWPQATQHYLQDVPVFVGSMYYPPWDPNMDHKDQEKLYVKYAADELRELVLFCEKHTGKKMDWDRLATIVDLTDRTWDLFIETYELRRAIPTPMDTGDAMNTMVPVTFNLGTQEAYDYYVMLQEELKRKIEQKKGVAENEKYRVVWGAGLPSWFALSDFQYFNDKGVVFPVEVTYRNAEKLDRLDLPKTNDPLEHIAWRWVRFWTHWYEKARRRPGSLPKVERIIEYLEDYNCDGVVFHSAFSCRSWHAGIVQQAQVLKKVYGDIPTLIMEGDIVDISSYNEIDTHNRIDAFVETLEAHKKRTN from the coding sequence ATGGCTGAAGACAAAAAACCAAGAACACTGGCAACTGAATCTGCGGGGAAGATAGCGAAGTTTGTGCGGGGTAACATGGCTTCCACCCTCAAAGCCAGGGAAGAGGGGAAGAAGGTGGCCTATACGTACATCAACGACGGCCAGGACGAGATCATACGGGCGATGGACATCGTTCCGGCGTATGGCGAGAGTTTTGCCGGGGTGTGTGCTGCCAAGCGTGACGCGGAAAAATACCTGCAGAAAGCAGAGGCGGAGAATTTTTCCCGGTCGCTCTGCACCTACGCGACATGCACCATAGGGTTTGATGTCTGGCGCGAAGAGCTCGGCGGCCAGATCCCTCCAGAGACGCCCTGGGGCGGCATGGCGAGACCGGATATGATTATCGGCAGCGCCCAGCAGCTCTGCGATCCCCGCTTCAAGTGGCCCCAGGCAACCCAGCACTACCTGCAGGACGTGCCGGTGTTCGTGGGAAGTATGTACTATCCGCCCTGGGACCCCAATATGGATCACAAGGACCAGGAGAAACTCTATGTAAAATATGCCGCCGATGAGCTTCGGGAGCTCGTCCTTTTCTGTGAGAAGCATACCGGAAAAAAGATGGACTGGGACAGGCTCGCGACTATCGTCGATCTCACGGATCGGACATGGGACCTTTTCATTGAAACCTACGAGCTGCGCAGGGCCATCCCGACCCCTATGGATACAGGCGATGCCATGAACACCATGGTGCCGGTTACCTTCAATCTCGGCACCCAGGAGGCATACGATTACTACGTGATGCTGCAAGAAGAGTTGAAACGGAAGATAGAACAGAAGAAGGGTGTGGCCGAGAATGAAAAATACCGTGTGGTCTGGGGTGCGGGACTTCCATCCTGGTTTGCCTTAAGCGATTTTCAGTACTTCAATGACAAAGGGGTCGTGTTCCCGGTTGAGGTCACGTATCGGAATGCAGAGAAGCTTGATCGTCTCGATCTCCCGAAAACGAACGACCCCCTTGAGCACATCGCCTGGCGATGGGTAAGGTTCTGGACCCACTGGTACGAAAAGGCCAGGAGGCGCCCGGGTTCGTTGCCAAAAGTTGAGCGCATTATCGAATACCTTGAGGATTACAACTGTGACGGAGTCGTCTTCCATTCGGCTTTTTCCTGCCGGAGCTGGCATGCAGGTATCGTCCAGCAGGCCCAGGTTTTGAAGAAGGTATATGGAGACATACCCACGCTTATCATGGAAGGCGACATCGTTGATATCAGCTCTTATAATGAAATAGACACCCACAACAGGATTGACGCCTTCGTCGAGACGCTGGAGGCCCACAAGAAAAGAACGAATTAG
- a CDS encoding 2-oxoacid:acceptor oxidoreductase family protein, producing MIEVRFHGRGGQGAVTAAEIVAQAAIKKGEYAQAFPSFGPERRGAPVQAFLRVSDKPIRLRSKIYKPDNVVILDPTLVASANPALGLKQGGFVIINTNKFEEDLKKMFPGLNVAYVDASKIAKEEMGVNITNTTMLGALVKATGVVALEDMVEPVNNRFGKIAQKNINSYTRAFNETKIIKAP from the coding sequence ATGATAGAAGTGAGATTTCATGGAAGGGGCGGTCAGGGCGCTGTCACCGCAGCAGAAATCGTTGCCCAGGCGGCGATAAAGAAAGGGGAATACGCCCAGGCTTTTCCCAGCTTCGGACCTGAACGAAGAGGTGCCCCGGTGCAGGCGTTTTTGAGGGTTTCTGACAAACCTATCAGGCTTCGGTCAAAGATTTACAAACCGGATAACGTGGTCATCCTGGACCCTACGCTCGTCGCTTCGGCCAATCCCGCCTTGGGACTCAAGCAAGGTGGCTTCGTGATCATCAATACAAATAAATTTGAGGAAGATTTGAAAAAGATGTTCCCGGGCTTAAACGTGGCCTACGTGGATGCCTCAAAGATTGCCAAGGAGGAGATGGGAGTCAACATAACCAACACTACCATGCTTGGCGCGCTCGTGAAGGCCACCGGGGTTGTGGCTCTGGAGGACATGGTTGAACCGGTGAACAACCGTTTTGGCAAGATTGCCCAGAAGAATATCAACTCTTACACCAGGGCGTTTAACGAGACCAAGATCATTAAAGCCCCGTAA
- a CDS encoding 2-hydroxyacyl-CoA dehydratase family protein has translation MTGLQATFDLATADRYYREYGSRAKELKAAGNKIIGYLSALAPVEIMTAAKAVPVRLKGDVSQPITKADAYMETIVCPFVRNVFDSALKGNFNFLDGMVLPHQCDSIDRTSDVWNYSLKLPYWHFLNMPHVTDGPSVEFTKEILRIFIASLEKFLGTKITDQALAQAVKDHNENRRLMRGLYNLRRGDTPLITGVEMMKVLVACMSLPVTESSALIEGVTRQVKEREISPRGKVPRIMIVGDQLDDIAVIDTIEKAGAALVMDDISIGSKVYWPDVDDTADPVSGLAERYLKKLKIPTTFVSEGANYRENLEARFGHLKQYIDDFNINGVILFTYKYCDPYGFDIPAVKSFVESSGVPVLYLEDEYSTSTLPRIKTRIEAFMEMIV, from the coding sequence ATGACGGGATTGCAGGCAACATTTGATTTGGCGACAGCAGACAGATATTATCGGGAATATGGTTCAAGGGCAAAAGAGCTAAAGGCCGCGGGCAACAAGATTATCGGCTATCTTTCCGCACTTGCCCCCGTGGAGATCATGACGGCGGCCAAAGCGGTGCCGGTGAGACTCAAGGGTGACGTGTCCCAACCCATCACAAAAGCGGACGCCTACATGGAAACGATCGTCTGTCCCTTCGTACGCAACGTCTTCGATTCGGCGCTCAAGGGGAATTTCAACTTCCTTGATGGCATGGTCTTGCCGCACCAGTGCGATAGCATCGACAGGACAAGCGACGTGTGGAACTACAGTCTCAAACTGCCATACTGGCATTTCCTCAACATGCCCCACGTCACCGACGGCCCATCGGTGGAATTCACCAAGGAGATTCTCCGCATTTTCATTGCCAGTCTGGAGAAGTTCCTCGGCACAAAGATCACTGACCAAGCCTTAGCTCAGGCCGTGAAAGACCACAATGAGAACAGGCGCCTTATGAGAGGGCTTTACAACCTGAGGAGAGGCGATACCCCCCTCATTACCGGCGTTGAAATGATGAAGGTCCTCGTGGCGTGCATGAGCCTCCCTGTTACCGAATCGAGCGCCCTCATAGAAGGTGTCACCCGTCAGGTGAAGGAACGAGAGATTTCCCCACGCGGCAAGGTTCCCCGGATCATGATCGTGGGAGACCAGCTCGACGACATAGCCGTGATCGACACCATAGAAAAGGCAGGCGCGGCGCTCGTCATGGATGATATCTCGATCGGCAGCAAGGTCTACTGGCCCGATGTGGACGATACCGCCGACCCCGTTTCCGGTCTCGCCGAACGTTACCTCAAGAAGCTCAAGATCCCTACGACCTTCGTGAGCGAAGGAGCAAACTATCGGGAGAATCTTGAGGCGCGGTTCGGTCATTTGAAGCAGTATATCGATGACTTCAATATTAACGGCGTCATTCTTTTCACCTACAAGTATTGCGACCCCTATGGTTTTGACATTCCTGCGGTGAAAAGCTTTGTGGAATCGTCCGGCGTTCCTGTGCTCTACCTTGAAGATGAGTACTCCACCTCTACTTTGCCGAGGATTAAGACCAGGATAGAGGCATTTATGGAGATGATCGTATAA
- the cysS gene encoding cysteine--tRNA ligase, with the protein MTLRVYNTMSARKEVFTPLQEGKVKMYACGVTVYDHSHIGHARSGIVFDTIYRYLRARGNDVDFVKNFTDIDDKIIRKSQEEKLSWQEVGQKYIASYYEDMDALNILRPTYEPRATEHIDDMIGLVATLLKTGHAYTMGGDVYFSVESYPGYGELSKRSLEEMMAGARVEIDEKKKNPLDFALWKASRQGEPSWDAPFGSGRPGWHIECSVMSTKYLGNPFDIHGGGKDLVFPHHENERAQTEAATGAKFVNYWVHNGFVNIDREKMSKSIGNTLLIKDFFNQYHAEVLRLFFLTTHYRSPVDYSTRSVEDANNVLHRLYYTLERALAAQKGKNVNPARYPEGDEIEKKFFEAMDDDFNTALALSYVLEISKNINKMVDDQDESLIPLIAYTSHIFMTLSDILGLMKNDVSAMESEEKVRHMKRLGLDPSFVENAMRQRMEARQSKNYQKADEIRAMLSEKGIALLDTPNGTEWRIKYTAR; encoded by the coding sequence ATGACTCTAAGGGTTTACAACACGATGTCCGCCAGAAAAGAGGTGTTCACGCCCCTTCAAGAGGGGAAGGTGAAGATGTATGCCTGCGGCGTCACAGTGTACGACCATTCTCACATCGGACATGCACGTTCCGGTATTGTCTTCGACACGATCTATCGGTACCTTCGCGCCAGGGGCAATGACGTGGATTTTGTGAAGAATTTTACCGATATCGACGATAAGATCATCAGGAAATCGCAAGAGGAGAAATTATCCTGGCAGGAAGTGGGGCAGAAGTATATTGCGTCATACTACGAGGATATGGATGCCCTCAATATACTGCGGCCCACTTATGAGCCCAGGGCCACCGAGCACATTGATGACATGATCGGGCTCGTGGCCACGCTCCTTAAGACGGGCCACGCATACACGATGGGAGGGGACGTCTATTTTTCTGTTGAAAGTTATCCTGGCTACGGGGAGCTCTCCAAGAGATCTCTTGAAGAGATGATGGCGGGGGCGCGCGTCGAAATAGATGAAAAGAAGAAAAACCCCCTCGATTTCGCGCTCTGGAAGGCTTCAAGGCAGGGCGAACCCTCCTGGGATGCCCCTTTCGGTAGCGGCCGGCCCGGCTGGCACATAGAGTGCTCCGTTATGAGCACAAAATATCTGGGAAACCCCTTTGACATCCACGGGGGAGGCAAAGACCTGGTCTTTCCTCATCACGAAAACGAACGTGCCCAGACGGAAGCGGCAACAGGCGCGAAATTTGTCAACTATTGGGTTCACAACGGTTTCGTGAATATCGACCGGGAAAAGATGTCCAAATCCATAGGCAACACCCTTCTCATCAAGGATTTTTTCAATCAATACCATGCCGAGGTACTGCGACTCTTCTTCCTCACCACCCATTACAGAAGCCCTGTTGATTACAGCACCCGATCCGTGGAGGACGCCAACAACGTGCTCCACAGGCTCTACTACACCCTCGAGCGCGCATTAGCAGCGCAGAAAGGGAAGAACGTGAATCCCGCACGGTATCCTGAGGGCGATGAGATCGAGAAAAAGTTCTTTGAAGCCATGGATGACGATTTCAACACTGCACTGGCGCTCTCCTACGTTTTGGAGATATCCAAGAATATCAACAAAATGGTCGACGATCAAGACGAGAGCCTTATCCCTCTTATCGCATACACCAGCCACATTTTTATGACCCTCTCTGATATCCTGGGGCTCATGAAAAATGACGTGAGCGCCATGGAATCAGAGGAGAAGGTACGTCATATGAAACGTCTTGGGCTCGACCCATCCTTTGTTGAGAATGCGATGCGACAACGAATGGAAGCGAGGCAAAGCAAGAATTACCAGAAGGCTGACGAAATCCGCGCCATGTTATCAGAAAAAGGTATCGCGCTTCTTGATACACCGAATGGCACCGAATGGCGGATCAAATACACTGCGAGATAA